In Clupea harengus chromosome 13, Ch_v2.0.2, whole genome shotgun sequence, one DNA window encodes the following:
- the hcar1-3 gene encoding hydroxycarboxylic acid receptor 2, with protein MDSNNMSSSSFHCNHSSQKVVTAVLPPVMIIEMVVGLPCNLVALWIFWFRMKGWRPNVIFLINLVIADFLLLVSMPFRIDYLIDKEDWSFGGPLCRVNLFMLAVNRAASIAFMTIVALDRYFKVVHPHHRINHMTPEQAWVVASCTWAVVISLRVPLLATQLMKTGIDNRSLCRSFDSYTKPPLGIRLHNFLFVLEFVLPLFLLIFCSASIACSLRQRNMDRERKVQRAIRTVGVIVAVFLVCFAPGVLTGLLSVIYKQTWPDDCESYQTLTQLFSLSIGFTYLNSALDPIVYCFSSSMFRNALKGSINRMGFMDLRLSRRGSMTSDG; from the coding sequence ATGGATTCCAACAACATGTCTTCTTCCAGTTTCCATTGCAACCATTCCTCTCAGAAGGTGGTGACTGCCGTGCTGCCCCCGGTGATGATCATTGAGATGGTGGTGGGGTTGCCCTGCAATCTGGTGGCGCTCTGGATCTTCTGGTTTCGCATGAAGGGCTGGCGGCCCAATGTCATCTTCCTTATCAACCTGGTCATCGCCGACTTCCTGCTGCTGGTCAGCATGCCCTTCCGCATCGACTACCTGATAGACAAGGAAGACTGGTCCTTCGGGGGGCCTTTGTGCCGCGTCAATCTCTTCATGCTGGCAGTCAACCGTGCGGCCAGCATCGCCTTCATGACCATTGTGGCGCTTGACCGCTACTTCAAGGTGGTCCACCCGCACCACCGCATCAACCACATGACCCCGGAGCAGGCCTGGGTGGTGGCGTCTTGCACATGGGCGGTGGTGATCAGTCTGCGGGTACCACTGCTCGCCACGCAGCTCATGAAGACCGGCATCGACAATCGCTCACTGTGCCGCAGCTTCGACTCGTATACCAAACCACCGCTGGGCATCAGGCTGCATAATTTCCTGTTTGTGCTGGAGTTTGTGCTGCCGCTGTTTCTGCTCATCTTCTGTTCCGCCAGCATTGCCTGCAGCTTGCGCCAGCGCAACATGGACAGAGAGCGCAAGGTGCAACGTGCCATCCGGACTGTGGGGGTCATCGTGGCGGTGTTCCTTGTGTGCTTTGCACCCGGCGTGCTTACCGGCCTGCTGTCTGTCATTTACAAGCAGACCTGGCCAGACGACTGCGAGAGCTACCAAACACTGACCCAGCTCTTCAGCCTGTCTATCGGCTTCACCTACCTGAACAGCGCCCTGGACCCCATCGTCTACTGCTTCTCCAGCTCCATGTTCAGGAACGCGCTCAAGGGTTCCATTAACCGGATGGGCTTCATGGATCTGCGACTCAGCCGAAGAGGCAGCATGACCAGCGACGGCTAA